A genomic segment from Aegilops tauschii subsp. strangulata cultivar AL8/78 chromosome 1, Aet v6.0, whole genome shotgun sequence encodes:
- the LOC109744117 gene encoding berberine bridge enzyme-like Cyn d 4, producing the protein MARTPRTTILHHLVLTLCILGGQNTPSLASTAEIDEFLGCLSADIPTRLIQTPSTPSYSALLLSTAWNLRYILPDTSNPLGIIAATEHAHVQTTVRCGRRHGVRVRVRSGGHDYEGLSYASVHLHKHNEPFAVLDLAALRAIHVDPARAEAWVESGATLGELYYAVGAASCSLGFPAGSCPTVGIGGHLSGGGFGSLARKYGLSADNVLDAVVVDANGRLMNRSAMGEDLFWAIRGGGGESFGVVLSWKVRLVPVPETVTVFSIIRSRNQSAIELITKWQEVAPVLPQDLYLRVLVLNQQANFQALFLGRCGDLHRLMQDRFPELGMTEQNCREVSWVQSTVFFGFSTTSVPLVQLLNRSSNPRYYLKVKSDHVQEPIPRDVWESIWTAWLEKPEAALLMLDPYGGLMSSISPSETPFPHRQGNLYQLQYYSFWYENGTAVAEKRMSWVRGLYKEMEPYVSKNPRAVYVNYRDLDLGTNELDGNVTSYEKARVSWGDKYFKGNFKKLAAVKTMVDPHDFFRNEQSIPPLPAAKMIP; encoded by the coding sequence ATGGCCAGGACACCGAGGACGACAATTTTACACCACCTTGTCCTAACCCTCTGCATCCTCGGGGGTCAAAACACGCCCTCTTTAGCTTCCACTGCTGAAATCGATGAattccttggctgcctctccgCGGACATCCCGACTCGCCTCATCCAGACCCCGTCAACCCCGTCCTACTCTGCCCTCCTGCTCTCCACCGCCTGGAACCTCCGCTACATCCTGCCGGACACCTCCAACCCTCTAGGGATCATCGCGGCCACCGAGCACGCCCACGTGCAGACCACCGTGCGCTGCGGCCGCCGCCACGGCGTCCGCGTCCGCGTGCGCAGCGGCGGCCACGACTACGAAGGCCTCTCCTACGCCTCCGTCCACCTCCACAAGCACAACGAGCCCTTCGCGGTGCTGGACCTCGCCGCTCTCCGGGCGATCCACGTAGACCCGGCGCGTGCTGAGGCGTGGGTCGAGTCCGGCGCCACCCTTGGCGAGCTCTACTACGCCGTCGGCGCCGCCAGCTGCTCGCTCGGGTTCCCGGCGGGCTCGTGCCCCACCGTGGGCATCGGTGGCCACCTGAGCGGCGGCGGGTTCGGCTCGCTGGCACGCAAGTACGGCCTCTCCGCCGACAATGTCCTCGACGCCGTCGTCGTGGACGCCAACGGAAGGCTGATGAACAGGAGCGCCATGGGGGAGGACCTCTTCTGGGCTATCCGTGGCGGAGGCGGCGAGAGCTTCGGCGTCGTGCTGTCGTGGAAGGTGCGGCTAGTCCCCGTGCCGGAGACCGTCACAGTGTTCAGCATCATCCGGTCAAGGAACCAATCCGCCATCGAATTGATTACCAAATGGCAAGAGGTGGCGCCGGTTTTACCGCAAGACCTGTACCTCCGCGTGCTCGTGCTGAACCAGCAGGCCAATTTCCAGGCGCTGTTTCTTGGCCGGTGCGGTGACCTCCATCGGCTCATGCAAGATCGCTTCCCTGAGCTTGGAATGACGGAGCAAAACTGCCGGGAGGTGAGCTGGGTCCAGTCCACGGTCTTCTTCGGCTTCTCCACGACGTCCGTACCACTGGTGCAGCTCCTCAACAGGAGCAGCAATCCGCGCTACTATCTTAAGGTCAAGTCCGACCACGTGCAAGAGCCCATTCCAAGGGACGTGTGGGAGAGCATATGGACGGCGTGGCTCGAGAAGCCCGAGGCTGCGCTGCTCATGCTGGACCCTTACGGTGGCTTGATGAGCAGCATCTCGCCATCGGAAACGCCGTTCCCGCACCGGCAGGGGAACCTTTACCAGCTCCAGTACTACTCCTTCTGGTACGAGAACGGGACGGCAGTAGCGGAGAAGCGAATGAGCTGGGTCAGGGGACTGTACAAGGAGATGGAGCCTTACGTGTCCAAGAACCCAAGGGCTGTGTATGTCAACTACAGGGACCTTGACCTGGGGACGAATGAGTTGGACGGTAACGTGACGAGCTATGAGAAGGCTAGAGTCAGCTGGGGAGACAAGTATTTCAAAGGAAATTTTAAGAAGTTGGCAGCTGTGAAGACCATGGTGGATCCCCATGATTTCTTCAGGAATGAGCAGAGCATCCCTCCTCTTCCCGCTGCCAAAATGATACCGTAG